The Hordeum vulgare subsp. vulgare chromosome 4H, MorexV3_pseudomolecules_assembly, whole genome shotgun sequence genomic interval caaagaagaagaagcacggcAAGAAATTAAGCAAGGAAGAACTAGTCTAGTAGTAAGTAGGAGTAGCAAACATCTCATCAGTAACTTACATCCTTCCTCGCTAGCTGCTACACAGCATCCATGACGATGCTAGGAAACAGCAGGCACCATCTGGTCGGGCCAAGCTAGCCTGGCCGGACGCGCTTCTGTCCAGCGGCGGCGCGGCCGGCGGCATCGGAGGAGCGCAGCGTGCCCGAGGAGTCGCCCTCCGAGGAGCCGCCGTCCATGGCGGCGCCGCGGTGCGCGAAAGAGGCGGAGAGGTCGGCGTAGAGGCGGACGACGCGGCGTATGTTGTTGTTGAGCTCCCGGATCAGGCCGACGTTGCGGGTGAGGCTGTCCGGCGCCCGGGACTCGTGATTCTGGTTGATCTCGGAGATGAGCATCCGGTTCTGGTCCAGGATGCTCTGCACCTGCACGAAGCTCTTGTGGAACGTCTGGATCAGCTTCCCGTCCACCACCTGGTGGTgcccccctccgccgccgccgccgccgcctccattgCCCATCCCCGAGAAGCTCTCGCCTTCCATCCCCTTTTCCCTCTCCAAActcttgttgattcttcttcaCCTGGTTCACACACCAGAGCTAGATAGAGTCCTGAAATTGACCCATAAATTACGAAATTATGTGGCTAAACTTTGCATTTATGTGGGGATCGGGCTGTACTGGAAACAAATAAAGACCCATAAAGAACATCTAGCACAAAGATTAAATGTGCAGCTATTATAGAAAATCGAAGCGGCGGGTTAAAGAAAATCCGCATGGGAAAACCAGTGTGAAGATGAAATCCAAGAAGGATAAACAAGACAAATAAATCACCTCTCTGAATTTCCTCCTAGCAAATAAAAACCAAGCATCAGGGTAGCCGGTTGGCTCTATCTACTAGAATGGCAGCAAGTAGGTACTAGTGGCCAGGAGTCACCATTGTGCGCATGGGATTCAAGAAGTTGAAATaggaggggaagggaggagtgAGAAAAGCAACATAAAAAGAAGGGAAAGATTCTATAGGACTCACCAAAACAAATGTTATCCCGCGGAAACCTTTGCAATTAAGATGGGAAAAGGTGGGAGGATACCCAGGATGATAGAGAGGGGACGGAATCTATTGGGAAGTGCTTGGGGAGAGAGGAAGAGCCTGAGGTGAAATCATGGCCATCTCCATGCCCACCTTTATATTCCCCTCTCcgtccctctttcttcttctcccacAAACAACACAGAAGGAGGGGGGCCAAATCATTTTCCGACCTTTTCAATGATCTTTGTTATAAATTGAATTTGACATAAAAGTATTTCACGATATAATTCTTTTAACAACATCATAGCCCGTTGCATTACTGTTCAACATAAAAATATTGAACTAGATAGCATTTTTATCCTTGCTTAATGCCAGGCCGAACATGCGTACGTGACAGGCCAGAAATGCGGAGTTAGATGTCatttctgaaagtgcgttatatcgactagaggggggtgaataggagatttttagaatttcatcactgaggaaattcctcactgatgactaacttacagcgaaaacagtaaagaatcagaagtgcaaagtttcacaacagcagtttttcagagtgaagaatgtgaaaacagattgcactctgagcaggcacgcagaatacatatgaggattaactgacgtgaagaatttggggttgaggaaattcagaaaaagtct includes:
- the LOC123448351 gene encoding protein ELF4-LIKE 4-like, with translation MEGESFSGMGNGGGGGGGGGGHHQVVDGKLIQTFHKSFVQVQSILDQNRMLISEINQNHESRAPDSLTRNVGLIRELNNNIRRVVRLYADLSASFAHRGAAMDGGSSEGDSSGTLRSSDAAGRAAAGQKRVRPG